The Malus domestica chromosome 10, GDT2T_hap1 genome contains a region encoding:
- the LOC103422312 gene encoding uncharacterized protein isoform X1 has protein sequence MAGQGGNGTSSVIMRDYRKGNWTVGETMILIEAKKMDDERRMKRSGGGEGGSSSSGGTDQTTRSMGKPAELRWKWVEDYCWKKGCLRSQNQCNDKWDNLMRDYKKVREYERKITNVGEGKGEEGRASYWKLEKNERKERNLPTNMVLQIYEALVDVVERREAAGGGGYQIRGHQVVGGASVSGSNVGISPNIGYGLERPIISTTGVHQQPSSSLPPPPPPVLQHHHHQISVPTIAALPLLPPAPLAAQPPPALQYAQVMPTVDSDTSEHSDSPAKRRRRASGRGGGGGGGDQGGTSGTVSASTSSEVGTAIAGGASVIAEALQGCEEREERRHREMLSLHERRLQIEETKTEINRQGINGLIDAINKLANSIHDLASNKNQQPPPN, from the exons ATGGCTGGACAAGGAGGAAATGGTACTAGCAGTGTGATCATGAGGGACTACAGGAAAGGGAACTGGACAGTGGGGGAGACAATGATTCTGATAGAGGCAAAGAAGATGGATGATGAGAGAAGAATGAAGAGAAGTGGGGGTGGGGAAGGGGGTAGTAGTAGTAGTGGAGGAACTGATCAGACAACAAGATCAATGGGGAAACCAGCTGAGCTCAGGTGGAAGTGGGTGGAGGACTACTGTTGGAAAAAAGGTTGTTTGAGAAGCCAAAATCAGTGCAATGACAAGTGGGACAATCTCATGAGGGATTACAAGAAAGTGAGAGAATATGAGAGGAAGATTACTAATGTGGGAGAAGGGAAAGGAGAAGAAGGTAGAGCATCTTATTGGAAGCTTGAGAAGAATGAGAGGAAGGAGAGGAACTTGCCTACAAATATGGTGCTTCAGATTTATGAGGCTTTGGTGGATGTGGTGGAGAGGAGAGAAGctgctggtggtggtggttatCAGATTAGAGGTCATCAGGTGGTGGGAGGAGCTTCTGTTTCTGGTTCAAATGTTGGGATTAGTCCAAATATTGGGTATGGTTTGGAGAGGCCTATAATTAGTACCACTGGTGTTCATCAGCAGCCTTCTTCTTCactgcctcctcctcctcctccagttctgcaacatcatcatcatcaaatctCAGTTCCAACAATTGCAGCATTGCCACTTCTTCCACCAGCTCCACTGGCAGCCCAACCACCACCTGCTCTCCAATACGCACAGGTGATGCCCACAgtag ATTCTGATACAAGTGAGCATTCAGACTCACCAGCTAAAAGGAGGAGGAGGGCAAGTGGAAGaggtggtggcggtggcggtggagATCAAGGAGGAACCAGTGGAACTGTGAGCGCAAGCACCTCAAGTGAAGTGGGAACTGCCATCGCTGGAGGTGCTTCCGTGATTGCAGAAGCACTTCAGGGCTgtgaggagagagaagagaggaggCACAGAGAGATGTTGAGTTTGCATGAGAGAAGGCTACAGATCGAGGAAACTAAGACTGAGATCAACAGGCAAGGCATTAATGGCCTCATTGATGCCATTAACAAGCTTGCAAATTCCATCCATGACTTGGCTTCCAACAAGAACCAACAGCCACCTCCAAAttga
- the LOC103446058 gene encoding ras-related protein RABF2b translates to MATAGNKNINAKLVLLGDVGAGKSSLVLRFVKGQFIEFQESTIGAAFFSQTLAVNDATVKFEIWDTAGQERYHSLAPMYYRGAAAAIIVYDLTNQASFERAKKWVLELKSQGNPNMVMALAGNKADLVEARKVAAEDAQSYAQENGLFFLETSAKTADNVNDIFYEIAKRLPRVQPVQNPAGMVLVDRPSERVASSSCCS, encoded by the exons ATGGCCACCGCCGGGAACAAGAACATCAATGCCAAATTG GTGCTTCTTGGGGATGTTGGAGCTGGGAAGTCTAGTCTGGTGTTGCGCTTTGTAAAAGGACAATTCATTGAATTTCAG GAATCAACAATAGGTGCTGCCTTCTTCTCACAAACATTGGCTGTAAACGATGCAActgtaaaatttgagatttgGGATACAGCAGGTCAAGAGAGGTACCATAGTTTGGCGCCAATGTATTACAGAGGAGCTGCTGCTGCAATTATTGTGTATGATTTAACAAATCAA GCCTCATTTGAGCGAGCAAAAAAATGGGTCCTCGAACTCAAGTCACAAG GTAACCCAAACATGGTTATGGCACTAGCTGGTAATAAAGCGGATCTGGTGGAGGCCAGGAAAGTGGCCGCAGAG GATGCACAATCATATGCTCAAGAGAATGGTCTTTTCTTCCTGGAAACCTCTGCAAAAACTGCAGACAATGTCAATGACATTTTCTATGAGATAG CAAAGAGATTACCTCGAGTGCAGCCTGTGCAGAACCCCGCAGGAATGGTTCTTGTGGACAGACCTTCTGAAAGGGTGGCAAGCTCGTCTTGTTGCTCATAG
- the LOC103446048 gene encoding uncharacterized protein isoform X2, translating into MEMSTKSVMAIKSYQNQAGVLVKNYLLADPFIPYTSIIGGIILCKMVYDLTQLISTFYIKAYGSLTKIQRIEWNSRGISSIHAIFITALSLYFVFGSDLFSDQQHLGLITFRSSPLSVFGLGVSVGYFCADLGMLLWLYPSLGGIEYVFHHSLSGIAVAYSMFSGEGQLYTYMILISEITTPEINMRWYLDTAGLKRSSAYLLNGIVIFLLWLTCFLKDFTVCRRQEFCCSVTCFTMFTCTMI; encoded by the exons ATGGAAATGTCTACAAAATCGGTTATGGCGATCAAATCTTACCAAAATCAGGCCGGCGTTCTTGTTAAAAACTACTTGCTAGCGGATCCCTTCATACCATACACTTCCATTATTGGAGGCATAATTTTGTGCAAAATG GTCTATGATCTTACCCAATTAATTAGTACCTTTTACATTAAGGCTTATGGTAGTCTTACAAAAATCCAACGAATTGAGTGGAACAGTCG TGGTATCTCCAGTATTCATGCCATTTTTATCACAGCTCTGTCCTTGTACTTTGTGTTCGGGTCCGATCTCTTTTCTGACCAACAGCACCTTGGCCTTATTACATTTCGAAGCTCACCACTGTCTGTTTTTGGGTTAGGG GTCTCTGTTGGGTACTTCTGTGCGGATCTGGGAATGCTTTTATGGCTATATCCTTCTTTAGGTGGAATCGAGTAT GTTTTCCATCACTCACTGTCTGGAATTGCAGTAGCATACTCCATGTTTTCTGGGGAAGGGCAACTTTATACATACATGATCCTCATCTCTGAGATCACTACGCCAGAGATCAATATGAGATG GTATCTTGATACAGCTGGTCTGAAGAGGTCCAGCGCATATCTCCTAAACGGCATTGTGATATTTTTATTATGGCTG ACATGCTTTCTGAAGGACTTTACGGTATGCAGGCGGCAAGAATTCTGCTGTTCGGTTACATGTTTTACCATGTTTACTTGCACTATGATATG A
- the LOC103446051 gene encoding BTB/POZ domain and ankyrin repeat-containing protein NPR1-like — MADPSSSLSFTSSSHISNGSVTPNSSSPAANTPPPTPDLTSLTNLSSSLGRLLADSGGDYSDAEITVEGVPVAVHRCILASRSEFFAKVFSRENGGSEKEGKPRYFLSDLLPFGHVGYEAFVVFLGFVYTAKLKAFPVEVSSCVHIVCGHEACRPAIDFALELMCASSVFGMPELASVLQRQLADFVVKAVADDVIPILVVAFNCQLSQLIDQCIERVAHSDLDSISLEKRLPDEVVAKIKILRRNSQHYCDPNMPIVDPLREKRIRRIHKALDSDDVELMKLLLTESDVTLDEANALHYAAAYCDPKVVTEVLGLGLADVNLRDSRGFTVLHIAVMRKEPSIIILLLSNGARASEPTLEGESAVSICRRLTRPKDYHTKTERGQEANKDRICIDVLEREMLRNPMAGEASISSQMTPNDLHMRLLKLENRVTFARLLFPAEAKLAMAIAHADTTSEFAGISSVKGSSGNLMEVDLNETPTVQNKRLLSRLESLVKTVSMGRYYFPHCSEVLDKLIQGDLPDLRFLETGTTDEQKIKRQRFLELKEEVQKAFDKDKADKNIYGLSPSSSSPPEQVGASPKVRKL, encoded by the exons ATGGCTGATCCATCATCTTCCTTGAGCTTCACCTCATCCTCCCACATATCCAACGGCTCAGTAACCCCCAACTCCTCCTCCCCCGCCGCCAACACCCCGCCGCCCACCCCGGACCTCACCTCCCTGACCAACCTCAGCTCCAGTTTGGGCCGGCTGTTGGCCGACTCCGGCGGCGACTACAGCGACGCCGAAATCACCGTCGAGGGCGTTCCGGTTGCCGTCCACCGATGCATTTTGGCTTCGAGGAGCGAGTTTTTCGCGAAGGTATTCAGCCGGGAGAATGGGGGTTccgaaaaagaaggaaaacctAGGTACTTTTTGAGTGATTTGCTGCCATTTGGTCATGTGGGTTATGAAGCGTTTGTGGTTTTCTTGGGGTTTGTGTATACTGCAAAGCTGAAGGCTTTTCCGGTCGAGGTTTCGAGCTGCGTTCACATTGTGTGCGGCCATGAAGCTTGTCGACCCGCCATAGATTTTGCTTTGGAGTTGAtgtgtgcctcttcggttttcggaATGCCGGAACTTGCCTCAGTACTGCAG CgacaacttgctgattttgttgTTAAAGCCGTGGCGGATGATGTTATCCCAATCCTCGTGGTGGCGTTTAATTGTCAGTTAAGTCAGCTCATTGATCAGTGTATAGAGAGAGTGGCACACTCGGATCTTGATAGTATCTCTCTTGAGAAACGACTTCCTGACGAGGTTGTGGCGAAGATTAAAATTCTTCGCCGGAATTCTCAGCACTACTGCGACCCAAACATGCCGATTGTGGACCCCTTGCGTGAAAAGAGAATCAGGAGAATACACAAGGCACTGGACTCCGATGATGTTGAACTTATGAAACTTCTTTTAACCGAGTCTGATGTAACCTTAGATGAAGCCAATGCGCTCCATTATGCTGCAGCCTACTGCGATCCTAAAGTTGTGACTGAAGTGCTTGGTCTGGGTCTGGCTGATGTTAACCTCCGGGATTCCCGGGGTTTTACAGTGCTTCACATTGCTGTGATGCGCAAGGAGCCATCAATTATAATATTGCTTCTGTCTAATGGAGCTCGTGCATCAGAGCCGACCTTAGAAGGTGAGAGCGCTGTTAGTATTTGCCGGAGGTTGACAAGGCCAAAGGATTATCATACAAAAACAGAGCGGGGGCAAGAAGCAAACAAAGACCGAATTTGCATTGATGTTCTGGAGAGAGAAATGCTGAGGAATCCAATGGCTGGAGAGGCATCTATATCTTCCCAAATGACGCCCAATGATCTGCACATGAGATTACTGAAACTGGAGAATCGAG TGACATTTGCCCGATTGTTATTCCCTGCTGAAGCCAAGCTAGCCATGGCGATTGCTCATGCAGACACAACGTCTGAGTTTGCCGGGATCTCTTCAGTGAAAGGATCAAGTGGGAATTTGATGGAGGTTGATTTGAATGAGACTCCCACTGTGCAGAACAAAAGACTCCTTTCTAGGTTGGAATCGCTTGTGAAAACAG TCAGCATGGGTCGATACTATTTTCCACATTGCTCGGAAGTCCTCGATAAGTTGATTCAGGGCGACCTTCCTGATTTGCGCTTCCTTGAGACGGGCACCACCGACGAGCAGAAAATAAAGAGGCAGCGTTTCTTGGAGCTTAAGGAGGAAGTACAAAAGGCATTTGACAAGGACAAAGCTGATAAGAACATCTACGGGTTGTCTCCGTCATCCTCATCGCCTCCGGAACAAGTTGGTGCAAGTCCGAAGGTTAGAAAATTGTGA
- the LOC103446048 gene encoding uncharacterized protein isoform X1 — protein sequence MEMSTKSVMAIKSYQNQAGVLVKNYLLADPFIPYTSIIGGIILCKMVYDLTQLISTFYIKAYGSLTKIQRIEWNSRGISSIHAIFITALSLYFVFGSDLFSDQQHLGLITFRSSPLSVFGLGVSVGYFCADLGMLLWLYPSLGGIEYVFHHSLSGIAVAYSMFSGEGQLYTYMILISEITTPEINMRWYLDTAGLKRSSAYLLNGIVIFLLWLAARILLFGYMFYHVYLHYDMIIQMHIFGYLLVFIVPTVLAVMNLMWFGKIIKGLMKQLAKMQ from the exons ATGGAAATGTCTACAAAATCGGTTATGGCGATCAAATCTTACCAAAATCAGGCCGGCGTTCTTGTTAAAAACTACTTGCTAGCGGATCCCTTCATACCATACACTTCCATTATTGGAGGCATAATTTTGTGCAAAATG GTCTATGATCTTACCCAATTAATTAGTACCTTTTACATTAAGGCTTATGGTAGTCTTACAAAAATCCAACGAATTGAGTGGAACAGTCG TGGTATCTCCAGTATTCATGCCATTTTTATCACAGCTCTGTCCTTGTACTTTGTGTTCGGGTCCGATCTCTTTTCTGACCAACAGCACCTTGGCCTTATTACATTTCGAAGCTCACCACTGTCTGTTTTTGGGTTAGGG GTCTCTGTTGGGTACTTCTGTGCGGATCTGGGAATGCTTTTATGGCTATATCCTTCTTTAGGTGGAATCGAGTAT GTTTTCCATCACTCACTGTCTGGAATTGCAGTAGCATACTCCATGTTTTCTGGGGAAGGGCAACTTTATACATACATGATCCTCATCTCTGAGATCACTACGCCAGAGATCAATATGAGATG GTATCTTGATACAGCTGGTCTGAAGAGGTCCAGCGCATATCTCCTAAACGGCATTGTGATATTTTTATTATGGCTG GCGGCAAGAATTCTGCTGTTCGGTTACATGTTTTACCATGTTTACTTGCACTATGATATG ATCATCCAGATGCACATCTTCGGATATCTTTTGGTCTTTATCGTGCCAACAGTGCTAGCGGTAATGAATTTGATGTGGTTTGGAAAGATTATCAAGGGATTGATGAAGCAATTGGCCAAGATGCAATGA
- the LOC103446050 gene encoding transcription termination factor MTEF18, mitochondrial, whose product MPPSPLSMLMNRIHKRVSKMIAQLKHHVPLSPLVHETTTSAQNPSFVWVKNRCFGSSRIAHLARVSVMESTQSDSPVLNRVSRNARTVAQEALFDYLHSTRSFSFMDAEHISKNSPIFLQNLLSKIDSEKDVARSLTRFLRYNPVNEFEPFFESLGLSPSELQSLLPRHLMFLSDDHVMVDNVHALCNYGIPRGNIGKMYREAREIFGYDYRVLASKLQAYENLGLSIPTVIKLVSCCPLLLVGGVHRDFVKVHEKMKDIGLGMDWIGRYASHNSTYNWNRMLDTMDFLDSVGYTEEQMCALFKRNPALLLQGSGKNVYVLFGRLLKLGLGMDKVYSLFMRNPQVLSGKCMKNLLLAMDFLFEIGMGTEEIVDIVADDIEFLSSSSLKRPKTLCKELKVKRVGLLQLMKEDPHKVLRLASKSKGKTIKQVISPVPSNHLEKTSFLLRWGYTENSEEMMKALKKFRGRGDQLQERFDCLVQAGLDCNVVSKIIKQAPNVLNQSKDVLEKKISCLTDSLNYPLDSLVAFPAYLCYDMERINLRFSMYLWLKEKGAAKPMLSLSTLLACSDARFVKYFVDVHPEGPAMWESLKSQKG is encoded by the coding sequence aTGCCTCCTTCGCCACTTTCTATGTTAATGAATAGAATCCACAAAAGGGTATCGAAAATGATTGCCCAACTCAAACACCATGTACCCCTCTCTCCTTTGGTTCATGAAACAACCACTTCTGCGCAAAACCCGTCTTTCGTTTGGGTTAAAAATCGATGCTTTGGGAGTTCTAGGATTGCCCATTTGGCAAGGGTCTCAGTCATGGAGTCCACGCAATCTGATTCTCCAGTTTTGAATCGGGTTTCTCGAAATGCTAGAACCGTGGCTCAGGAAGCCCTTTTCGACTACCTGCATTCTACTCGAAGCTTCAGCTTCATGGATGCCGAGCATATTAGCAAGAACTCCCCAATTTTTCTTCAGAATTTGCTCTCCAAGATAGACTCCGAGAAAGATGTTGCCCGTTCTTTAACCCGGTTTTTACGCTACAATCCCGTTAATGAGTTTGAACCCTTCTTTGAGAGCTTGGGTTTGAGCCCTTCTGAGCTGCAATCGCTGCTACCGCGGCACTTGATGTTTCTGAGTGATGATCATGTTATGGTTGATAATGTTCATGCTTTATGCAATTACGGAATCCCCCGTGGTAACATTGGTAAAATGTACAGGGAGGCAAGAGAGATATTTGGATATGACTATCGAGTGTtggcttcaaagcttcaagcttATGAAAATTTGGGGTTAAGCATACCAACAGTTATTAAGCTTGTTAGTTGTTGCCCCTTGCTTTTGGTTGGCGGTGTTCATAGAGACTTTGTCAAGGTTCACGAAAAAATGAAGGATATAGGCCTCGGAATGGATTGGATTGGAAGGTATGCATCACATAACAGTACGTACAACTGGAACAGAATGCTTGATACAATGGATTTTctggatagtgtgggttatacAGAGGAGCAAATGTGTGCTTTGTTTAAAAGAAATCCTGCATTACTGTTACAAGGTTCTGGGAAGAACGTGTATGTATTGTTTGGCCGGTTACTCAAATTGGGTCTCGGGATGGATAAGGTTTATTCGTTGTTTATGCGAAACCCTCAGGTCTTGTCTGGTAAGTGCATGAAAAATCTTTTGCTGGCAATGGATTTTCTGTTTGAGATTGGAATGGGGACAGAAGAAATAGTAGACATTGTAGCCGATGACATTGAATTTCTGAGTTCGTCTAGTTTAAAAAGACCTAAGACTTTATGTAAAGAGCTGAAGGTCAAAAGAGTCGGCCTGCTCCAACTTATGAAGGAAGATCCACACAAGGTGTTGAGATTGGCTTCAAAGTCAAAAGGTAAAACCATCAAGCAAGTAATATCCCCAGTTCCTAGTAATCATCTCGAGAAAACATCGTTTTTGTTGCGATGGGGATACACCGAAAACTCAGAGGAGATGATGAAAGCTCTGAAAAAATTCAGAGGCAGAGGGGACCAACTGCAGGAAAGATTTGATTGCCTAGTTCAAGCTGGCTTGGACTGCAATGTcgtatcaaagatcattaaacaaGCTCCTAATGTTCTTAACCAGAGCAAAGATGTGCTTGAAAAGAAGATCAGTTGCTTGACAGACAGTTTAAATTATCCGCTCGATTCTCTGGTGGCTTTCCCGGCATATTTATGTTACGATATGGAGAGGATTAATCTTCGATTTTCGATGTATTTGTGGCTCAAGGAGAAAGGTGCAGCAAAGCCTATGCTATCCTTGAGCACTCTCCTTGCATGTTCAGATGCTCGATTTGTAAAATATTTCGTAGATGTCCATCCTGAAGGTCCGGCCATGTGGGAAAGTTTAAAATCGCAAAAGGGCTAA
- the LOC103446057 gene encoding probable aspartyl protease At4g16563, which translates to MVEPLREVRDGYLISLSLGTPPQVTQVYMDTGSDLTWVPCGNLSFVCIDCDDYRNNNLMPTFSPSASSSSLRDLCGSSFCIDIHSSDNSIDPCTIVGCSLATLLRDTCPRPCPSFAYTYGAGGVVQGTLSRDTLRVHGISTTPNNIVTMEIPKFCFGCIGSTYREPIGIAGFGRGALSLPSQLGFLHKGFSHCFLAFKYANNPNVSSPLVVGDVAISSKENLQFTPMLKSPMYPNNYYIGIEAITIGNASAVTQVPSSLREFDSQGNGGLLIDSGTTYTHFPEPLYSNLLSVLESVISYPRAKEMETKTSFDLCYLVPYTMNNTITNQDDLQFPPITFHFLNNVSLALPQGNHFYAMGAPVNSSVVKCLLFQTMDDGDYGPAGVFGSFQQQNVEVVYDLAKERIGFQAMDCASAAASQGLHRN; encoded by the coding sequence ATGGTAGAGCCATTGAGGGAAGTGAGAGATGGGTATTTGATATCTCTTAGTTTAGGGACACCCCCACAAGTCACTCAAGTATATATGGATACTGGGAGTGACCTAACATGGGTTCCTTGTGgcaatctttcttttgtttgcatAGATTGTGATGACTATAGGAACAACAACCTAATGCCCACTTTCTCCCCTTCAGCTTCTTCTTCGTCTCTTAGAGACCTTTGTGGTAGCTCCTTTTGCATTGACATCCATAGCTCAGATAACTCTATCGATCCATGCACCATTGTTGGATGCTCGCTTGCTACCCTTCTTAGGGACACATGTCCTAGACCATGCCCTTCATTTGCTTACACTTATGGCGCAGGTGGGGTTGTCCAAGGGACACTTAGTAGAGACACACTAAGGGTTCATGGAATTAGTACTACCCCCAACAATATTGTCACTATGGAAATTCCCAAGTTTTGTTTTGGGTGCATCGGGTCTACCTATAGAGAGCCTATTGGGATTGCAGGGTTTGGTAGGGGAGCGCTTTCCCTCCCATCCCAGTTAGGGTTTCTACATAAGGGCTTCTCTCATTGCTTCTTGGCTTTCAAGTATGCAAACAACCCTAATGTTTCAAGTCCACTAGTTGTAGGAGATGTTGCTATTTCTTCCAAAGAAAACTTGCAATTCACTCCAATGTTGAAGAGTCCCATGTACCCTAACAACTACTACATTGGTATAGAGGCCATCACAATAGGTAATGCCAGTGCAGTAACACAAGTGCCCTCAAGCTTGAGAGAATTTGATTCACAAGGAAATGGGGGTTTGCTGATTGACTCAGGAACCACTTACACTCATTTTCCTGAGCCATTATACTCCAATCTTCTCTCCGTTCTCGAGTCGGTGATTTCGTATCCTAGAGCCAAGGAAATGGAGACAAAGACCTCTTTTGATCTTTGTTATTTAGTCCCATACACAATGAATAATACTATCACAAATCAGGATGACCTACAATTTCCTCCAATAACTTTCCACTTCTTGAATAATGTGAGTCTTGCTTTGCCCCAAGGAAATCACTTCTATGCCATGGGAGCTCCAGTAAACTCGAGTGTGGTGAAATGCTTGTTGTTCCAAACAATGGATGATGGAGATTACGGGCCAGCCGGGGTTTTCGGTAGCTTCCAGCAGCAAAATGTGGAGGTTGTGTATGACTTGGCGAAAGAGAGAATTGGGTTTCAGGCAATGGATTGTGCTTCAGCTGCAGCCTCTCAAGGACTTCACAGAAACTAA
- the LOC103422312 gene encoding uncharacterized protein isoform X2 produces MAGQGGNGTSSVIMRDYRKGNWTVGETMILIEAKKMDDERRMKRSGGGEGGSSSSGGTDQTTRSMGKPAELRWKWVEDYCWKKGCLRSQNQCNDKWDNLMRDYKKVREYERKITNVGEGKGEEGRASYWKLEKNERKERNLPTNMVLQIYEALVDVVERREAAGGGGYQIRGHQVVGGASVSGSNVGISPNIGYGLERPIISTTGVHQQPSSSLPPPPPPVLQHHHHQISVPTIAALPLLPPAPLAAQPPPALQYAQVMPTVDSPAKRRRRASGRGGGGGGGDQGGTSGTVSASTSSEVGTAIAGGASVIAEALQGCEEREERRHREMLSLHERRLQIEETKTEINRQGINGLIDAINKLANSIHDLASNKNQQPPPN; encoded by the exons ATGGCTGGACAAGGAGGAAATGGTACTAGCAGTGTGATCATGAGGGACTACAGGAAAGGGAACTGGACAGTGGGGGAGACAATGATTCTGATAGAGGCAAAGAAGATGGATGATGAGAGAAGAATGAAGAGAAGTGGGGGTGGGGAAGGGGGTAGTAGTAGTAGTGGAGGAACTGATCAGACAACAAGATCAATGGGGAAACCAGCTGAGCTCAGGTGGAAGTGGGTGGAGGACTACTGTTGGAAAAAAGGTTGTTTGAGAAGCCAAAATCAGTGCAATGACAAGTGGGACAATCTCATGAGGGATTACAAGAAAGTGAGAGAATATGAGAGGAAGATTACTAATGTGGGAGAAGGGAAAGGAGAAGAAGGTAGAGCATCTTATTGGAAGCTTGAGAAGAATGAGAGGAAGGAGAGGAACTTGCCTACAAATATGGTGCTTCAGATTTATGAGGCTTTGGTGGATGTGGTGGAGAGGAGAGAAGctgctggtggtggtggttatCAGATTAGAGGTCATCAGGTGGTGGGAGGAGCTTCTGTTTCTGGTTCAAATGTTGGGATTAGTCCAAATATTGGGTATGGTTTGGAGAGGCCTATAATTAGTACCACTGGTGTTCATCAGCAGCCTTCTTCTTCactgcctcctcctcctcctccagttctgcaacatcatcatcatcaaatctCAGTTCCAACAATTGCAGCATTGCCACTTCTTCCACCAGCTCCACTGGCAGCCCAACCACCACCTGCTCTCCAATACGCACAGGTGATGCCCACAgtag ACTCACCAGCTAAAAGGAGGAGGAGGGCAAGTGGAAGaggtggtggcggtggcggtggagATCAAGGAGGAACCAGTGGAACTGTGAGCGCAAGCACCTCAAGTGAAGTGGGAACTGCCATCGCTGGAGGTGCTTCCGTGATTGCAGAAGCACTTCAGGGCTgtgaggagagagaagagaggaggCACAGAGAGATGTTGAGTTTGCATGAGAGAAGGCTACAGATCGAGGAAACTAAGACTGAGATCAACAGGCAAGGCATTAATGGCCTCATTGATGCCATTAACAAGCTTGCAAATTCCATCCATGACTTGGCTTCCAACAAGAACCAACAGCCACCTCCAAAttga